The DNA segment TCCGAAGACATTCAAAAGATTATGAGAAAACAACTAAAAGTGCACAAGCCTGGATTTTATGGGCTAACTGCCAAATTATTCTTAACCGTTTCTAAATTGTTCACAATTTAATTTTTAAACATACTCTTAGCAAATACTCTATGAAACGCATTATTACTATTTTTATATTTTTAGTAATTCAAATACCCTCATTAGTTGCTCAGCAGAATTTTTTTAATGTTCCCTCTTCCGAGATTACCCAAAAAGGAAAGCTATTGTATCAGGGACAAGTCAATATCACCAGTGAGGAAACAGAGATCAACAATACCTTTTCCTATGGACTGGGCAAAGATCTGGAAGTAGGCATTAATATATTTGAATTCACCTTTGATCCCAAGCACCATTTTCATTTTGAACACAACGATACACTCCCTAAATCACCTGTCTATCCGCTTGTACTGCTTAACATTCAAAAGGCATTTGAGCTGCTTCCTGACTTTCAGCTATCTATTGGTACGCAAAATGGTTTAAATCCTGCCCGACATATGCACTGGGTCAATTATACGTATCTTAATCTGGCCTATGAAATTCCTGGCCTTGAAACGAGACTGGTAGCCGGAGCTTATACATTCAATAAAGCTTTTGTAGGCGACTGGAGAGGGAATGAGGAAACATCTGCTGATAACAAGTGGGGAATTGGTTTCCAGGCAGGTATTCAACAACCTATCATAAAGGAAAAGCTACTCTTTACAGCCGATTTTCTCTCACATCGCCATAAATTAGGCGAAAGTGCCTGGGGATTGGCATATTACATAACAAAAAGCTGGGTACTCTCGATGGGGTATCAACTTCCCAATCCGGGAAGTTTATCCAATAAAGGACTTATTTTTGAAATCACGCGTGTACCTGAGTAGACTATATATTTACTCAGTGATGTTAATCTGAGTTAACCCTGCCTAAAGTATCACTGTTGAAAAAGTAAGGTATCATCTTTGTACCCCTCTGTGTACATTTTTTAAACTAAAACGGATGCCTCTTTATGAAAGAATATAACAAAATGTTGTGGTTAGTGTTGGGGATGGTTCTTCTAAATGCTTGTGGAGGTAAAAATACTTCATCCAATGTAGAGTCACCAGGTGATGAGAAAACGGCAAAGGATAAAACCCTGAATACAGGAGCAGATATTCTGCAAAGCAAGACTCCGCTTAAAAAATTCAGCACCTATCTGGATGGTTTCCACTTTTACAATGGCAATATAAATGCTCAGATGGAAGCACATCATTATGTAAGCCAGCTTAATGAAGATCTGTATCAGGCTATTATTTTTGATGGCAATGATGAGAATGCCAAGATTATGGGAGTAGAATATATTATTACAGAAAAGCTTTTTAAAACATTACCCAAAGAAGAAAAGACACTTTGGCATTCGCATCATCATGAAGTAAAATCCGGATCACTTATAGCTCCGGGCATTCCGGATGTAGCAGAACACGAGTTAATGGAAAAGCTTGTCTCCACCTATGGTAAAACAATCCACACCTGGCATACAGATCAGGAACGAACACTGCCTGTAGGCTCTCCTATGGTGATGATGGGCTTTACAAAAGAAGGACAGCTACATCCGCAGTTACTTCAGGAACGGGACAAACGATTTGATATTTCCACAGATAAGATAAAAGCAAAAAGAGCAGACATCCCTATGCCACAAGTTGATCCGATGGCGAATGCATGGGAAAAAGGACAGGTAAGGCAATTTGTCATCAGCCACAAAGCAGACAGTGCCCAGCACAAACACTAGAGCTGTACCCTGTTCCATAACTTTACTGGAAAAAGGGGCTATAAATATAAAGTCACTGGCGTGGGTGTCCAACCGTACCCAATTTGAAACCAGTGCACGGCCAATGCTGTCAGCTTAAGAAAATTTCTCTACTCTTTTTATTTCTTTTTTTGTCCTTCTGAAAGAAACTTTTGACAAATAGAGCCATGTTTGATTTCTGAGAAAATACTCTCCAAAAGGAAAGTCCACCGATAGTACCACACCTGTCTGGATAAAGGAGGGAAAGGTGGGATGATATGGGGGTAACAATGGGGGTAGCTTAACTGTCTGATAATCAGACGGGGTAAGAGGGGCGTCATTTTTTGACAAAAACTCTCCCCGGACAACAGAAATAGCGGGGTAGTAGGGCTATATATATACTTTCTTTTTATATTATATACTTACTATTATATAGAGGAAATCCTACCCCTCTTACCCCGCCTCAATATCAGGCAGTTAAATTTACCCCAAATTCTACCCCTATCATACCCCACCTACCCCGCCAGTAAAAGAATGCTATTTCCGTTATTTAACTATCTGATTAATAGCATGTAAAAAGCCAAATCTCATCTGTAAAGCCTGTGCTCCCAATGAGATTGGAATACTTTCTCTCAATAGATCAATACTGATAAATCAACTTAACATAGTGAAACGCACACCTGCAGGGCCATGCCTTACTAGATTAGCTGCTATCAGAAAAATACACTTCTTACCTACAATCAGGCTCCTATTCAAATTCCTGATATCTTTTTACCTACCGTATCTATTTGGATACAACATAGCGACTTTTGACTACATCCTTCCTTTCCTCCCTGTATAGATTTGCATAAACAAAACAATAACATTATGAACATCGTACTCACAGGCTCTCTTGGTAACATTGGTAAGCCACTCACAAAAACACTGATAGAAAAGGGACATTCCGTAACCGTTATAAGCAGTAATGCCAACCGCCAGAAAGATATTGAAGCACTAGGTGCATCGGCAGCAATTGGTAAAATGCAGGATGCCGATTTCCTGGCCCAAACTTTTCAAGGCGCAGATATCGTTTATCTCATGGAAACGATGGAAGCTGTAGGAGATATGTTTGACCAATCCATTGACTTTATAGGCGGCATCACCCAAATCGGTGAGAACTACAAAAAGGCTGTTGAACGCTCCGGAGTGAAGAGGGTAATCCACCTGAGCAGCATCGGCGCACATACAGACAAGGGCAATGGCATTCTCTTGTTTCACCATAACGTCGAGCAACTTCTGCGGCAACTGCCAGACAATGTGTCTGTCAAGTTTATGCGTCCTGTAGGCTTCTATATCAACTTGTTTTCATTCATTCCGGTTATCAAGTCACAAGGTGCTATCATCTCCAACTACGGCGGTGAAAACAAAGAACCCTGGGTTTCGCCGAAAGATATTGCTGCGACTATAGCAGAAGAAGTAGATAAGCCATTTGCAAGCAAAACAGTGCACTATATTACCAGTGATATGGTATCACCTAATGAAATTGCCAAAGCACTTGGCAACGCTATCGGCAAACCTGATCTGAAATGGAAAGTTATTCCAAGTGAGCAACTCCTGAATAGCTGGCTGAGTATTGGCTTTAATGAACAGGTCGCAAGAGGATTTGTGGAACTACAGGAAAATCAGGGCAACGGCAAACTGTATGAGGACTACAACCAGCACAAGCCAGCACTGGGTAAAATAAAACTGAAAGACTTCGCTAAAGAATTTGCAGAAGCCTATAATCAGGAATAAATACTGACAGGAACGTGTAGCCCAACAGGTGACCTGTGAATTTGATGTATATTTTCTCAGGAACCAAGCATAACTCTCTATTTGGCATCAGATTCTAAAAGAGGTAAATGGGAGTCAGAAGAATTGGATAATTTAGCATCTGATAACGAACTGATTAACTTTCTTATGTATTCCCATTGATAACCTCTACCTTGTAAATGCTTCTAGTATTGATAATACACTAAAAAGGTAAGCGCATGGCAAGCATTCAACGATTAAAAACAATCTCTGAATTTCATCGCACCAGAGGACTAACTCCACCAGAGCACCCCCTGATCAGCATCGTGAATTATGCAGAAGTGCAAATGTTGCCGGAATACAACAATTGTCAATGGGTGTTTGATTTCTACTTTATCTCACTCAAAAAGAACATTGCCGGAAAGATCAGATACGGACAGCAGTCTTACGATTTCGATGAGGGAGTGATGTTCTTCATCGGGCCAGGACAGGTATTTGGACTTGAACGGCCCACAGAAGCGCCATCCAATAAATCCGGCTGGATGTTACTCATACACCCGGATTTTTTTTGGAACACTTCCCTTGCCAAAGAGATAAAAAAGTATGAATATTTCGGTTATGCCATCCATGAGGCCCTGTTTGTGTCTAAAAAGGAAGAAGATACGATGATTGGTATCATCAAAACCATTGAACAGGAATACCGCTCGAACATCGATAAGTTCAGCCAGAGAATCATTATCTCACAGATAGAGACATTGCTCAATTACTCCGAACGATTTTATAACCGTCAATTCATTACCCGACAGCGTGCTGGCCACCAACTCCTAGATAAGTTAGAGGAGTTGTTTGTGGCCTATTTCAAAGATACAGAGCCTTCTAACGGATTGCCTACAGTACAGTATTTCGCCGACCGACTGAATGTATCCCCCAAGTATCTGAGCAATATGTTGAAGGCACTGACGGGCCAAACTGCACAGCAACTCATCCACGAGCAGCTAATTGAACTAGCTAAACAGAAGCTATCAATAACAAACCTCACCGTGAGTGAGATTGCCTACGAATTGGGGTTTGAACATTCTCAATCTTTCAGTAAGCTGTTTAAGAGCAAAACAAATCTCTCTCCATTGGAATTCCGAAAATCGTTTCATCCAAATTAGCACAGTTGTATCATCCTATTACTTCTGCCTACATTTTCCAACCCTATGTTAGAGACAAGGTTTATTCCCTACAGTATGTAAGCTCCAATTCTTTCAAACGCCCATTTTTAATTGCTCTTGCTGCAATATAATTAAACAAGGGTTCGGCTATTTTTTGAAGTCCAACCATTCGTGAGTTGTTTAAGTAAACGAATAAAGCAAGGTCAGATAATTTTGCAGGAACTCCCGATGCACTTGCAAAACCATCTTTCGCAAGCCCTTTTAGTATTAAAAGAGCATTTTCAAAGTTTTTATTGCCTGAGCTTATAGTCACTTTCACTAAACAGTCGGCAGTTGAAATGTTGTGAAAGTAGTGTTTCTCATTGGGCATTATTGTGACACTATCGCCTTGTTTCAACTGATATACCTGATTGTTTTGTCCAACTTCCAATGTTCCTTTGAGTACTTCAAAAGTCTCAGAGAAAAGTGTGTGGTAGTGCCAGGGCGTCTTTTCAGTTGGCACAATAGCATACTCAATCACACTTTCGCTATGTGTATCTGCTGATTGAATGATTTTAGCAAAACCATGGTATCCATTGCTTTGCTCCTTCTTATTTCTCAATAAAAGGATTCCGAATAAAAAACAAACAACAATGGCAGAAATATGGGGAATAGCTTGTGTTATGCCATTATACTCTTTAGTTAAGACGATAAGCATATCCACAACCGGAATAATAGTGCCCAACAACAAAGTTATCGCCAATGCTTTTGTTTGTTTACTTACTAAAAAAGTACAAATGAGTAAACCTGAAAACAAGTCACGTATTCCTTTGATATAGTGAAAGGAGTAGTCACCTTGTTCATTAAAATGTATTCCATATCCAAGTTCTGCTGTTTCTGGTGCTATCAGAAATCTTGCACCAATGAAGATCATTCCTATACCTGTCAGGAAAGCGATTGCAAGAGAGAGTGTCTTTGTCATAAAAGTTTTGTTTAAAATTTATGACACAAAGTTCTATAGCCACCCCATGAAACTTATGCACCTGAGTTAATAAATCATTTGCGGTTAAAAATTCTTTTGGGAATATATCATCGAGTGGTGCATTTGCGTCTGAACAACATGGTAGACAAGTCAGAAGGCAATACAATACACAAGCCAAATTCTGGAAATTCACTTTTATCTTTTACTATCTGCGGTTGTTTACAGATAATCTATAGGCCAGCTTCACTCCCTTATTCAAACATTTGGCTCCCAAAATCCTACGACTCATCCTCCATCACAAATCCATATGCTAAAAAAGTCAGTTGTATACCTGTCTTCACAAAACTATTCAGGAGACAGTTGTACACATTTTTAAAACTATTCAAAAACACAAACCGTATTCGTATGAAAATGATTTTTTTGCCATTCAGAACTGTTCTGATGATTGCATCTTTAACCTTATTTGTAATGAGCTGTAAAGATGATGATGACGATGACAATACTTCAGACGGGCAAACTGTTTTACAGATTGCTGTAGCCAACAATGATTTTGATGTATTGGAAGCAGCTGCCCTGAAAGCAGGTTCCAGTATAACCAATGTTCTTTCTTCTTCATCCAAGATTACTGTTTTTGCGCCTACTGACGCCGCCTTTATTTCTTATCTTGGCGCTACAAATGAGGCCGATGCGATTACCCGTGTAAATGCTTTGACATCAGCACAGGCAGCAGACTTACTAAGCTATCATGTGTTAAACAGCGAAATTAAAGCGGCAGCGGTGCCAGCAGGCCCTAATGCAGAAGTAACTACACTGCGTTCAGGTGCAAATAACAAAGCTTATGTGACAAAATCAGGCAGTACCGTTTCGATAAACGGAGCTACTGTTACTACTGCTGATGTACAGGCAACCAATGGGGTTATCCATATCATTAATCAGGTTCTCTATCCACCAGCAGGAAATCTGGTTGAGACAGCCTCAGCCAATACAAATTTTGAATTGCTGGTTGCGGCAGTAAGTAAAGCAGGTCTGGCAGAAGCTTTAAGCGGAAGCAATCCTCTAACGGTATTTGCCCCAACAGATTCGGCACTTTTAGCTACTCTACGTGCAGTATTAGGCAACCCTAATCTGACAGAAGCTGATGCCAAAGCAGCGATTCCTACCCTGACAGATACATCAGAACCGCTCAATGTACCTACACTGAAAAATATTCTTCTATACCATGTAGTGAGTGGTAGAAACTATTCTGCCCAGTTAACTGCCGGAGCAGTGCCTACATTGCTTACCAATAACTCTGTTACAGTCGCCTTACCTTCCGGTGGTGTTACAGTAACAGGTAGTGGCAATGGCGGGTCGGCTGCCAAGGTAGTGATGGCTAATATCACAACAACGAATGGTGTAATCCATGTGATCGACCGGGTATTACTCCCTGCTCAGTAATCTATAGATAAGGGTTGACAAACATCCGATATTTAAAATAACATGAGTCATCTCAAATTTTGAGTAAAAGGGTGTCATTGAGAAAATAATAAGAATGTTACAAAGAGAGCAAAGATATCTTCAATCGTGGAAGGTAGTGTAGGTGCGTTGGCAATCCTTTTCCCGCGAGGTTGGCCTTTGGCCTGCGGGTGGAAGGATCAGGAAAAGGTGCCCTTTTTTGCTCACGCACAAATCTGGCTCACCAAATTCTCATTTGGTGCCCTGTTTTTTGGGCAAGCAAAAAATGAAGGAGCTACAAGAAGAGTGATGAAAGGGGCAATAAACAAACGCTGGAAGAGAGATTGCTTAAAAATTAACCCAAGCCTATATTTTCAAAAACATAGGCTTGGGTTTTACTCTCATCCAAATTCGGGATCACTCATGTTTCTCAAAAGTTAATCAAGAGAGACAACTACTCATAAGGTTTTCACCAGTTAAAATCTGATTCTCATGGAATGGGTTATGCTTAAGATATACTCTACCTTTGTAAACTAACTTTCTCTTTACTCAAGAATCCAGGATGGATTATGTTTTCACATCCGTACCGTTACCTGTTTATTCTTCTCATTGCTGTTTATTCTTATCTGAATACACTCTATGTAGAGGTATTCGTTTATTATCACATTCCCTTACAGCCTTGGGAGGCTCTGCTCACATTTGTCTTTATCGTTTTATGTATCTGGGAAGGCAATCGTTTGCTGGAAACTAAAGTAGAGACACTGCAAAACTGGCTAAAGGACATTGGCAAAAGGCAGATCCATCCTTTGCTCATACTGTTTGGAGGTAGCATTGTCATTACTACTCTATCAGTTAGTATACCGGTTGTTGTATTTGGGCATTATGAGTTTGATTACAACTGGCAGCAAATGCATATGCCTGTCAAACTAGCCTTTACGCTGGGATTCCGCATAAATTTATTTCTCAATACACTTAATGCCATTTTCTTCTTTCTCCGCCAGCAACGGCAGGCTCAGCTGGAAGCAGAACGTCTCAAGAAAATAAGTATACAAGCCCAGTTTCAATCCCTGAAAAACCAGGTAAATCCACACTTTTTGTTTAACAACCTGAATGTATTATCAACACTGGTCTTCAAAGACCCGGTTATTGCCTCTGAATTTATAGAAGAACTCGCCAGGGTCTACAGGTATGTCCTACAAAACTTTGAAAAGGAGCTAATCGAGCTTAGTACCGAACTAAACTTTATCAGATCTTACAGATACCTTCTCGACAAACGGTTTAACAGTAGTCTACATATTCAGATTAATGTGCCAGAACAGTACCAGCATCATTATATAGTTCCTCTGGCACTCCAGATGCTGATTGAGAATGCCATAAAACACAATATTGGCTCACGCAATCGACCACTACATATTCGAATCTACGTGGATGAAAACCAGTTGCTGGTAGTAGAAAACAATCTGCAACCCAAACTGGAAAAAGAGCTATCTACTCAGATTGGCCTCGAAAACATTGCCCAACGGTATCAGTTTATTAGTCAGCAAACCATCACTATTCAGCAAGATTCCGAATCTTTTATCATTCGATTACCCTTGCTTGCTGTGTTTGACTAATTATTTGTCAATTATTTCAAACAACTTACAAAAAATCTGGTTTATCTAATTTATCTGGATATTCCTTATAGCTGATACAACTGAGGAGTGGAATGAGTATTACATGGCACAAAGGTTATTTTTACTGAATTATAACAAACTTTTTTCTTTCAACCTATGCGTGTATTGATTCTGGAGGATGAATCACTGGCAGCAGAAAGACTGCAGGACCACTTACGGCGTTACGATGCCTCTATTCAGGTAGAACAGGTACTTGATACCGTGGAGGAAGGAGTACAATGGTTGCGTTCGAATCCATCTCCTGATCTGATGTTAATGGATATTCATCTGGCCGACGGATTGAGTTTTTCTATCTTTACACAAACTTTTGTAAATAGTCCTATCATCTTTACCACAGCTTATGATCAGTATGCTCTTCAGGCTTTTAAGGTAAACAGCATTGATTATCTGCTCAAGCCGATTTCCTATCAGCATCTGGTGGAAGCTATGCAGAAATTACGCCGCATCAAGGCTGAGCCGCCTATGATATCGCCACAAATCATCCAACAGCTTATTAACCTTATCCAGAAACAGCGTCCCAACTACAAGTCTCGCTTTCTGGTTAAGTTTGGCGACCGCCTTCAATATAAAACTGTGGAGGATGTATCGTATTTTTATGCAGACGGCAAAGTAGTATATCTGGTTAGTAATGAAAACAAACGCTTCATTGTTGACTATACACTCGAAGAATTGGAAGACCTGCTTGACCCAACCCTGTTTCACCGGATTAACCGAAAAGTAATTGTTCATCTGCAGGCAGTTAAAGACATGCGTTTATACCCCAACAGCCGTCTGAGCTTATCCTTACGGCCATCTATGGACACAGAGGTAGTGGTAAGTCGCGATAAGGTGCCTGCATTCAAAGCCTGGCTGGATCAATAAACCAATGACAGACTTCATCCCGAATTTTAAAAGGCGATTACCTGTCCAAACAATAGATGCTGACTTCACAGCAAACCTTGTTTCATATTTTGTTCCATGTCTTTTCTGGAATAGAGGTTTGTAAATAAAGAAAAAACACTCTCCCTGTCCTCCTGAAAGGAACTCCCCTCGCTGTCCTTCTGAAAGAAACTTGTGACAAATAGAGCCATGTCCGGTTTCTGAGAGAGAAAAATATCTCCAGTCGGAAAGGCCACTAACCTTTTCACAAGGTTCTTTCAGAAGGACAGGTAAGGTAGTTTGAGTGGTTTTCTTAAGTTGACTGCATTGAGAGGATACTGCTTTCATACTGGGCACGGGTGGACACCCGCGCCAGAAATTTTCTTTATTTCCACAAAAAATATGGTACATTATAAGACCTTGCTCTTGCGTTTTATCACGATATAAAAAGGATTGCGCATAGTTCTAGTCAGGCAAAAGTTTTGCGGTGAATTCCGTTCAAATTCTTTTTTGGCGTGAGTTATGCGCAAGAGAAAAAGTGATCGGAGTTCCGGTCAAAATGAGAAATGATCGGAACTCCGATCAAAATAAAATCTGCGGTGAATAACAGGCAATCTGTTCATTGATCAATGAGACTACATTGCCCTTGTTAAAAAATAATCTGCGGTGAAGTGTGCGCAGCCAGAAAAATTTTGCTAAAAGCAATCACAGCCTTACAGTTGGGATAGATACTATTCTGAAGGCTATCTTGTCATGAAGTTGTTCAGTCAGACTAATCTACTATCACAACAGAAACTCATTTGCTCCTTTTAGCTATTTTATTTAGAGAGATAGGTTTTTGCTGCGTACATTTAAACCGACTGCCTTGATGCGCCCCCTTAGCCAGGTGCTTTTGACTTATGGTTGAATTGACACGTTTACGCCATAAATTGAAACTTGTCCGGCTGATTGTCTTACGCATTAGGCGAATAGTTTCTGCTTCTGAAACACCAAACTGGTATTTTATGGCTTCAAATGGTGTTCTGTCCTCCCAAGCCATTTCTATTATTCGATCAATTTCCTTTTCTGTCAACGATTCAATACCGGATATGTTCTTCATACTTTTATATTCTATCGCTTTGTGTTCACGTCTGGTGACATACAGTGTATTATTGGCTGCTCTTCATTCTTCTGCATCGCTCACTACAATATTTTACCGAATCCCAGTCTTTTGCCCATTTCTTTCTCCAACTGAAAGAACGCTGGCAACACGAGCAGATCTTCTCCGGTAATTGAGACTTATTGCCTTTATAGGTTGTCTTTTTTGAAAGAACGGATTTCATTGAGGTTATATAGCAGACTAAATTTTTGCAAGCCCGGTTATTATATGTATCAAGTCAGAAAAGTAACTTCTTTATCTGTTTTGGCATACGACAAACGATGCAATCGTTTGGTCTTGTGGTAGCTATCCAGGCCTGAGCAGCAAAGAGTCTGTGCTTTTTCAACATCCACATAGCCATCAGGATGTAGAGTATTATCGGGAATATAGACCTCTTTGACCTGACCAATCACCATAATAGTACCATTGATGGTAATATCTATCTTCTCTTTCAATTCAAGTCCTACCTGTAGAAAAGACTCCTGGCAGAAGGGAGCCCAAAAACCGTTTTTATATTCGGGCGTCAATCCAACAGCGTCAAACTCTGAGATTTCACGTGCATACCTTGCAGAGGTTTGATGCGCCTGCTGGTAAATATTTTCATGAATATGGTTAAATGTATAAAAACCGGTTTGCAGAATATTAGACAATGTATGTCGCTCCACAGAATCCGGACGAAATATACAAGCCAATAAGGCAGGGTTAGAACCCAAATGTGTAAAAGAGCTAAATATAGCCAGGTTAGTATTTCCTTCATGGCTACGGCTACCCACTAACCCCAAACTTTTAAATCCTGTAATTGAATTGATGAATTGTGCCCGGTAGCGTGTTTCAAAATTTAGTATAGCATCTTCGTTGATTCGCTGCATGGTTACTCCAGATAATTTATCTTTTAAGTATTTTAAACTAGTTATATATTGGAATGAGGTCTGTCACATTGTCGGGCTTATCTATTCAGTAAAGGTCCAGCTATCGTTTTATATTCAAATACTCCACTGTGGGGTAAACAATTGGTTTTCCAAACTCCAACCCTTATTTCAATAACTGATTATGCTACGAATTGTTTAGCCAACGACATTTTTTGTAGCTGTCAGTGCAGAAACAAACTAGGGCCGACATTCATACCTCACGCAGAATAGAATGAGCATTTCTCTTTGTAAAATCCCAATTACTTCCGGAAACTTTGCTTCTGAATGACATAAAAAAAGCCAGCATATCAGCTGGCTCTTTTAATCACACTTGTTATAAACAATCAGGGTTTACAAACATTCTTACTTTTACTTAACTTACTATAGGCTTCTCATTCTGTTGAGAGTCCTGTAATCTGGGCACAGGATACTTTTTCATAATTGCTTCCACTCCCTTGGCAACCTGTTGTTGCAGCCGTTTCACGTTATCCACATTTCCCTGGATAGAACCTCTCCATAGAAGCTCTTTTGTTTTGGCATCGATCATATCAATCACAAGGGTACCTTCAGTGTAGGTATAGCTACGATTATATCCATTTCCATAATAAGGCATCATACCCCATCCGTACATTCTTCCCCATCCAAACGGATAGAAGCCTCCATACGGATAATAGTTATACCCGTTATAGGACTGACGTTTCTTTTCAGTATACGTATGGTATTGCAACAGCAGATCGGGCTGGCTTTCAGTATGTACCATACCCCGCTTTGTTAATTCACTTTCCAGTGCATATTGAATATTACGATCCAGCAGTTTGCTGTTGTAAAGAGGATTAGATCCAACTTTAACATCAGGCTTCAGCCAGCCAAAAGTTTTGTATTGACCTAAACTAGCCTGAGGTGCTACCTGTGTGCTTACCAAAGAAGCACAACCTCCCATTACGAACAAACTCAAAAAAGCAATACATGCAACTACTCTCATTTTTATGGTTTTCATAGCGATTGTAATCTTTGTTTCTGTTATTTATTAATATAACAATTTAAAGACACAAATGTGTTCCTCACTTTACAAAACTATTTCACTAAAAGGCTTAACAATTGAAAACCAATTAAGATAAGCCAAAGATAGCCCCGAGACTTATATAATTATATAAAGAAACTAAATCTGCAGATCCATACTATATGCGTTTACTTATTCTTTTATAGTTGAATAACGCCCCAATTGCGGTAAGTACTTACCTAGCACTCTATTTACGGTAAATACCTATTTGCAAAATCACGTATTTACCGTCTTCCACAATAGAATGCGATCATTGATATTTGTAGAAGCGCAAATTACACTAATAAGTAAAAAATTAGTCTGAGAATACCCTCTTAAAATATGTAGTATACGTATTTTAAGAGAATTATAAAAAGGCATTGCTGAATCAGAAAGGCAATTTTCATTCAGCATTTGTCTTGTACCACTCCTGAGAAGGAATTCACTCTAGTTATCAGTACCCATCCAATTAATTTGTAGTTGCTGCCAAAAGGAGTATCAATATTTTTCTTACTTTTGGGGGCATTTCACGTATCCACATATTCCTCAACCAATTACTAACCGGA comes from the Xanthocytophaga agilis genome and includes:
- a CDS encoding flavin reductase family protein, whose translation is MQRINEDAILNFETRYRAQFINSITGFKSLGLVGSRSHEGNTNLAIFSSFTHLGSNPALLACIFRPDSVERHTLSNILQTGFYTFNHIHENIYQQAHQTSARYAREISEFDAVGLTPEYKNGFWAPFCQESFLQVGLELKEKIDITINGTIMVIGQVKEVYIPDNTLHPDGYVDVEKAQTLCCSGLDSYHKTKRLHRLSYAKTDKEVTFLT
- a CDS encoding DUF4136 domain-containing protein; the protein is MKTIKMRVVACIAFLSLFVMGGCASLVSTQVAPQASLGQYKTFGWLKPDVKVGSNPLYNSKLLDRNIQYALESELTKRGMVHTESQPDLLLQYHTYTEKKRQSYNGYNYYPYGGFYPFGWGRMYGWGMMPYYGNGYNRSYTYTEGTLVIDMIDAKTKELLWRGSIQGNVDNVKRLQQQVAKGVEAIMKKYPVPRLQDSQQNEKPIVS